Proteins encoded within one genomic window of Geotalea daltonii FRC-32:
- the fusA gene encoding elongation factor G, producing the protein MTTPPLALIRNIGIISHIDAGKTTVSERILYYTGEIHKMGEVHDGEAVMDWMPQEQERGITITATASSCYWRDCRINLIDTPGHIDFTIEVERSMRVLDGGIAILSAVEGVQPQTESVWRQADRYRVPRICFINKMDRIGADFRAVLVAMESRLKARVVPVQLPVGKEADFLGVIDLLKEELVLFSDADQGMTVERLPIPQESLEEATAARNLLVEAAADFDDAVLADYLAGVKLPAERLLPALRTATLSCSICPVFCGAALRNKGIQPLLDGVVDFLPSPSDVPPVRGRTAGGDAVTISCDPASPLVAFAFKVLAEEGRRLTFLRIYSGALRNGSAIFNSSRDAFERADRLFHMHAHKREQITEAAPGDIVAVTGMKKTLTGDTLCEFNHRLILDGLAVPEPVVSVAVEAKGAEDRERLPGALEKLQWEDPTFRVHEDGETGQTILTGMGELHLEIITDRLNREYGITVKTGPPRVMYRETIRQPVTWRETFSQEINGRLQKGEVLLSLRPLPRGEGLRIIISPPEGLPLPPEMCVALEESLRHVCASGVRTGYPFADLEVQVMEVPFEPGVTTELGIKAAAHRGFTLAAQQASPVVLEPVMALEIITPAEHAGRVLGQIQQKRGRVEGLGGASENEVIHARVPLSEMFGYMTELRSATKGVGSFTMHFDHFQVANDEIQKGFGLV; encoded by the coding sequence ATGACTACCCCACCACTTGCCCTGATCCGCAACATCGGCATCATTTCCCATATCGATGCAGGAAAAACCACCGTTTCCGAGCGTATCCTCTATTACACCGGCGAGATTCACAAGATGGGGGAGGTCCACGACGGCGAGGCGGTCATGGACTGGATGCCCCAGGAGCAGGAGCGAGGCATAACCATCACCGCCACCGCCAGCAGCTGCTACTGGCGGGACTGTCGCATCAACCTGATCGATACGCCGGGGCACATCGATTTTACCATCGAGGTGGAGCGAAGCATGCGCGTGCTGGATGGGGGAATAGCCATCCTGAGCGCCGTGGAAGGGGTCCAGCCCCAGACCGAATCCGTATGGCGCCAGGCAGATCGCTACCGGGTTCCCCGCATCTGCTTCATCAACAAGATGGACCGCATCGGTGCCGACTTCAGGGCGGTCCTTGTGGCGATGGAATCCCGGCTCAAGGCTCGGGTGGTGCCGGTGCAGCTTCCTGTTGGCAAAGAAGCGGATTTCTTGGGGGTGATAGACCTCCTGAAAGAGGAACTGGTCCTTTTCAGTGATGCTGACCAGGGGATGACTGTGGAGCGGCTGCCGATTCCCCAGGAGTCCTTGGAAGAGGCGACAGCGGCCCGTAATCTGTTGGTGGAAGCGGCTGCCGATTTTGACGATGCTGTTCTTGCCGACTATCTCGCCGGGGTAAAGCTTCCTGCAGAACGACTGCTTCCTGCCCTGAGAACGGCGACCCTCTCCTGCAGCATATGCCCGGTATTTTGTGGGGCTGCCTTGCGCAACAAAGGCATTCAGCCTCTCCTTGACGGAGTGGTCGATTTTCTTCCCTCTCCATCGGATGTTCCGCCGGTCAGAGGCCGGACTGCGGGAGGGGATGCGGTGACCATTTCCTGTGACCCGGCGTCTCCCCTGGTTGCCTTTGCTTTTAAAGTGCTTGCCGAAGAAGGTCGCAGATTGACCTTTCTACGTATTTATTCCGGCGCGCTGCGTAACGGTTCAGCGATCTTCAATAGCAGCAGAGATGCTTTTGAGCGGGCTGATCGTCTCTTTCACATGCACGCCCACAAACGGGAGCAGATCACGGAGGCTGCTCCGGGCGACATTGTAGCCGTAACCGGTATGAAAAAGACACTTACCGGAGATACCCTTTGCGAATTCAACCATCGATTGATTCTCGATGGTCTTGCCGTCCCGGAGCCGGTGGTGTCTGTGGCGGTTGAGGCAAAAGGGGCCGAAGATCGGGAACGGCTTCCCGGGGCACTGGAGAAGCTTCAGTGGGAAGACCCCACTTTTCGCGTCCATGAGGACGGGGAGACCGGTCAGACCATTCTCACCGGCATGGGAGAACTCCATCTGGAGATAATCACCGACAGGCTGAACCGGGAATACGGCATCACCGTCAAGACCGGCCCGCCGCGGGTCATGTACCGGGAAACCATTCGCCAGCCAGTCACTTGGCGGGAAACATTCAGCCAGGAGATCAATGGGCGGTTGCAGAAAGGGGAGGTGTTGTTGTCCCTTCGCCCATTGCCGCGCGGAGAAGGTCTGCGGATTATTATCTCGCCCCCGGAAGGCTTGCCATTACCTCCAGAGATGTGTGTTGCCCTTGAGGAAAGCCTGCGCCATGTCTGTGCATCAGGCGTTCGAACCGGATATCCCTTTGCCGATCTGGAAGTTCAGGTAATGGAGGTTCCTTTCGAGCCGGGTGTCACCACCGAGCTGGGGATCAAGGCTGCTGCCCATCGCGGTTTTACTCTGGCGGCACAACAAGCTTCACCTGTTGTCCTTGAGCCGGTGATGGCCCTTGAGATCATTACCCCTGCCGAACATGCCGGTCGAGTTCTGGGGCAGATCCAGCAGAAGCGTGGACGGGTCGAAGGACTGGGGGGGGCGTCGGAGAACGAAGTGATCCATGCCCGGGTTCCCCTGTCGGAGATGTTCGGCTACATGACCGAGTTGCGTAGCGCCACCAAGGGCGTGGGGAGTTTTACCATGCATTTTGATCATTTCCAGGTGGCAAACGATGAGATCCAGAAAGGTTTTGGTCTGGTATAA
- a CDS encoding TFIIB-type zinc ribbon-containing protein: MTSKWEEREKALENQYIYNEEKKKIEQMRETAREEVIRTYCKNRCPKCSAAIEPMTFRGVPLDKCPACGGIWLGPNDLQILASKDHRSWFEKWFKEEEQ, encoded by the coding sequence ATGACCAGCAAATGGGAAGAGCGGGAAAAGGCACTGGAAAATCAATATATTTACAATGAGGAAAAGAAGAAGATCGAGCAGATGAGGGAGACAGCCCGCGAAGAGGTCATAAGAACCTATTGCAAAAACCGTTGTCCAAAATGCAGTGCGGCCATTGAACCCATGACTTTTCGCGGTGTACCCCTCGACAAATGTCCGGCTTGCGGCGGCATATGGCTTGGTCCCAACGACCTGCAGATACTGGCGTCGAAGGACCACCGGAGCTGGTTCGAAAAGTGGTTCAAAGAAGAGGAGCAGTGA
- a CDS encoding GspE/PulE/PilB domain-containing protein, whose protein sequence is MALKLGEMLVESGIITQAELDETLKSQVIFGGKIGTNLIEMGYIEEEELAQFLSKKLGVPCAGNEQLINLHPGALKLIPKEIVRKYRVVPLGLDKKKLYVAMEDPSNLASIDEISFMTGFIVMPLIATELSIILALEKHYGIKRETRYITVANGGRRQTRAARSAGADTTNKAKVPEPQAAKPAAVLQKEEVIELPFLSELNDYDFALSPSPTPPAVSISIDNETIEKYTIDTFSMELAEAEDRDAIANLIVTFVGQEFDRVALFMVKGNTASGWNTLSQGKPIAGFEDFQIPLKMQSVLQIVAEGKSFYLGPLADTPANSTMLTAMGGGKPATALLVPLVMMGRVVSILYVEGGKAPLGDRVVHMQKVIGKAAMAFEILILKSKILMT, encoded by the coding sequence ATGGCGCTTAAACTGGGTGAGATGCTGGTGGAATCGGGGATAATAACCCAGGCTGAACTTGATGAAACCCTGAAAAGCCAGGTTATTTTCGGCGGCAAGATCGGCACAAACCTCATCGAAATGGGTTACATAGAGGAAGAGGAACTGGCCCAGTTTCTCAGCAAAAAGCTTGGCGTTCCCTGTGCCGGCAATGAGCAGTTGATCAACCTCCATCCCGGTGCATTAAAGCTCATTCCCAAAGAGATAGTAAGAAAATACCGGGTCGTACCCCTGGGGCTGGATAAGAAAAAGCTTTACGTGGCCATGGAGGATCCCTCCAATCTGGCCTCCATAGATGAAATCTCTTTTATGACAGGTTTTATCGTTATGCCTCTCATTGCAACGGAACTCAGCATTATTCTTGCCCTTGAGAAGCATTACGGGATCAAACGGGAAACGCGCTATATCACGGTTGCCAATGGTGGACGGCGACAAACAAGGGCTGCCAGGAGTGCAGGCGCCGACACAACAAACAAGGCCAAGGTGCCGGAGCCTCAAGCAGCAAAGCCTGCGGCCGTACTCCAGAAAGAAGAGGTTATCGAGCTACCCTTTCTTTCCGAGCTGAATGATTACGATTTCGCCCTTTCGCCATCCCCCACGCCTCCCGCTGTCTCCATAAGTATCGACAATGAGACCATCGAAAAATACACCATCGACACCTTTTCCATGGAACTAGCCGAGGCAGAGGATCGGGATGCCATTGCCAATCTGATCGTCACCTTTGTCGGGCAGGAGTTTGACCGCGTAGCCCTTTTCATGGTCAAGGGCAACACAGCCAGCGGCTGGAACACCCTTTCCCAAGGCAAGCCGATTGCCGGCTTCGAGGATTTCCAAATCCCCTTGAAAATGCAATCTGTGCTGCAGATCGTCGCCGAAGGGAAGAGCTTCTATCTCGGGCCTCTGGCAGACACTCCAGCCAACAGCACCATGCTGACAGCCATGGGTGGGGGAAAACCGGCCACCGCACTGCTGGTGCCGTTGGTGATGATGGGCAGGGTCGTATCCATATTATATGTGGAAGGTGGAAAGGCCCCCCTGGGAGACCGGGTCGTCCACATGCAAAAAGTCATTGGCAAAGCCGCCATGGCCTTTGAGATTCTCATCCTCAAAAGCAAAATCCTCATGACCTGA
- a CDS encoding NADP-dependent glyceraldehyde-3-phosphate dehydrogenase — translation MSLQEGMTGLFPAEAEIPVNYRLSEPVEMNRFLLNGELRRWEGPMQEVFSPVCVRNGTDLSRKMIGRFPVMTEGDALAALAAAVEAYDSGRGKWPTMPVAARIECIQEFAWRMKEKRGEVVRLLMWEIGKSLKDSEKEFDRTVDYIIDTIDALKELDRVSSRFVVQQGIIGQIRRSPLGVTLCMGPYNYPLNETFTTLIPALIMGNTVLLKPPRHGILLFSPLLGAFHESFPPGVVNTLFGAGRTITPPLMSSGKVDVLAFIGSSKAADALQKEHPKMHRLRSVLGLEAKNPAIILPDADLDMSVEECLVGSLSFNGQRCTAIKIIFVHQSIAEKFVTSFAKAITALTYGMPWEPGVVITPLPEPGKPEYLSGLVADARRHGASVANEGGGSVRETFFYPALLYPVTAQMRIYTEEQFGPVIPVLPFSDISDPIEYITASEYGQQVSIFGHETTELANLIDPLVNQVSRVNINSQCQRGPDIFPFTGRKDSAVGTLSVSDALRAFSIRALVAARDSDQNKEIIRNIVREGKSNFLSTDFIL, via the coding sequence ATGAGTTTGCAAGAGGGAATGACTGGATTATTTCCTGCTGAGGCCGAAATCCCGGTAAATTACCGGCTGTCTGAACCGGTGGAAATGAACAGATTCCTGCTCAACGGTGAGCTCCGCAGGTGGGAAGGGCCGATGCAGGAGGTCTTTTCGCCGGTCTGCGTGCGGAACGGTACTGATCTGTCGCGCAAGATGATCGGCAGGTTCCCGGTCATGACAGAGGGGGATGCACTGGCCGCGCTTGCAGCAGCTGTGGAGGCCTATGATTCCGGCCGGGGCAAATGGCCGACCATGCCGGTGGCCGCCCGAATCGAGTGCATCCAGGAATTCGCCTGGCGCATGAAGGAAAAAAGGGGCGAGGTGGTCAGGCTGCTCATGTGGGAGATCGGCAAATCTCTCAAGGATTCTGAAAAGGAATTCGACCGGACGGTGGATTACATTATCGATACCATCGATGCCCTGAAGGAACTGGACCGGGTTTCATCACGATTCGTCGTGCAGCAGGGAATCATCGGCCAGATCCGTCGCTCGCCCTTGGGGGTGACCCTGTGCATGGGACCTTACAACTATCCCCTGAACGAAACGTTCACTACCCTCATTCCGGCCCTGATCATGGGTAATACGGTGCTGCTCAAACCCCCGCGCCACGGCATACTGTTGTTTTCCCCGCTGCTCGGGGCTTTTCACGAGTCATTTCCTCCAGGGGTGGTCAACACACTCTTCGGTGCCGGCAGGACCATTACTCCGCCGCTGATGTCGTCTGGCAAGGTGGATGTGCTGGCCTTTATCGGTTCCAGCAAGGCTGCCGATGCCCTGCAGAAGGAACATCCAAAAATGCACCGGCTGCGCTCGGTACTGGGGTTGGAGGCTAAGAACCCTGCCATTATCCTACCCGACGCGGATCTGGATATGTCGGTGGAGGAATGCCTGGTGGGCAGTCTTTCCTTTAACGGCCAACGCTGTACGGCCATAAAGATCATCTTTGTTCATCAATCCATTGCCGAAAAGTTCGTAACCAGTTTTGCCAAGGCCATAACCGCATTAACATACGGCATGCCATGGGAGCCGGGGGTGGTAATAACACCATTGCCGGAGCCAGGCAAACCGGAATACCTTTCGGGGCTGGTGGCCGATGCCCGTCGCCATGGAGCCAGTGTTGCCAACGAGGGAGGGGGAAGCGTCAGAGAGACTTTTTTTTATCCAGCCCTTCTCTATCCGGTTACTGCGCAAATGCGGATTTACACGGAGGAGCAGTTTGGTCCGGTCATTCCAGTTTTGCCTTTCAGCGATATCTCAGATCCCATTGAGTACATAACCGCTTCGGAATATGGACAGCAGGTGAGTATTTTCGGCCATGAGACAACCGAATTGGCCAACCTGATCGATCCGCTGGTCAACCAGGTCTCAAGGGTGAATATCAACAGCCAGTGTCAACGGGGACCCGACATCTTTCCCTTTACCGGGCGCAAGGATTCGGCGGTGGGTACCCTTTCCGTTTCCGATGCGTTGCGCGCCTTTTCCATTCGAGCTCTGGTTGCAGCAAGGGATTCAGATCAGAACAAGGAGATCATCCGTAACATCGTCCGTGAAGGGAAATCGAACTTTCTATCCACAGATTTCATTCTGTGA
- the hpnI gene encoding bacteriohopanetetrol glucosamine biosynthesis glycosyltransferase HpnI has product MVFAILPFIVIAPPLVYVLLSLWCGRSYFDRKKEEVAKTLPSVTILKPVKGMDAESFAIFASFCTQDYPCFQMVFAVASASDPVVPVIKRLMSEFPAVDMELVVDERIYGPNYKVCNLINAFPKARHDLIIVCDSDIRVGKNYLKEVCSSFSDPQVGLVTSLYRTTGVMGAASAIEAMGFTSEMVPNVMVALRLEGLSFALGASMAVRREALEKIGGFRALVDYLADDYQLGNKIHRAGYRLVLSDYYVESILHRESMKNILSRQLRWARTMRVSRPGGYFASGITQPFPAALIALCLSGFSAAGLAAAAILYGCRSLVAIIYSRSFVGDRIFPRWLWLLPLRDLFAFSTWALSFLGNRVSWRGHLFRLLPGGRIEEDR; this is encoded by the coding sequence ATGGTTTTCGCCATTCTCCCATTTATTGTCATCGCCCCACCGCTGGTTTACGTTCTGCTTTCCCTCTGGTGTGGCCGGTCATACTTTGACCGGAAAAAGGAGGAGGTTGCCAAAACGTTGCCGTCGGTGACCATCCTCAAGCCTGTCAAGGGGATGGATGCGGAGAGTTTCGCCATTTTTGCCTCCTTTTGCACCCAGGATTACCCCTGTTTTCAGATGGTGTTTGCAGTTGCCTCAGCATCGGACCCGGTTGTGCCGGTGATCAAGAGGCTGATGAGCGAATTCCCTGCCGTCGACATGGAGCTGGTGGTGGACGAGCGGATCTACGGCCCAAATTACAAGGTCTGCAACCTGATCAATGCCTTTCCCAAAGCCAGGCATGACCTCATCATTGTCTGTGACAGCGACATTCGCGTCGGAAAGAATTATCTCAAGGAAGTATGCTCTTCATTCAGCGATCCGCAGGTCGGACTGGTGACCTCACTGTACCGGACGACCGGCGTTATGGGGGCTGCCAGTGCCATCGAGGCCATGGGCTTTACCTCCGAGATGGTGCCGAATGTGATGGTGGCCCTCCGGCTGGAAGGGCTTTCCTTTGCCCTTGGCGCTTCCATGGCGGTGAGACGTGAGGCGCTGGAAAAGATCGGCGGTTTCCGAGCACTGGTGGATTACCTGGCCGACGACTACCAGCTGGGCAACAAGATCCATCGTGCCGGGTACCGTCTGGTGCTGTCCGACTACTACGTCGAAAGCATCCTGCACCGTGAATCCATGAAGAACATTCTCTCCCGCCAGCTGCGCTGGGCCCGCACCATGCGGGTCAGCCGCCCGGGTGGTTATTTTGCCTCCGGCATCACCCAGCCTTTTCCCGCTGCACTCATTGCCCTTTGCCTGTCCGGTTTTTCTGCCGCCGGCCTTGCAGCTGCCGCAATCCTGTACGGGTGCCGTTCCCTGGTGGCCATCATCTACAGCCGCTCCTTCGTCGGTGACCGGATCTTTCCCCGCTGGCTCTGGCTACTCCCCCTGCGGGATCTCTTCGCCTTTTCCACCTGGGCACTCTCCTTTCTCGGCAATCGGGTCAGCTGGCGTGGGCACCTCTTTCGCCTCCTGCCTGGCGGCAGGATCGAAGAAGACCGGTAG
- a CDS encoding class I SAM-dependent methyltransferase — MNDNMGNAVGLSHLFLRERVKPGDRVVDATCGNGHDTLFLAGLVEAEGAVFAFDVQEQALEKTRLLLEENKCLDRVQLFHAGHQELAAYVPDPVQAVAFNLGYLPGSDKSCITRAATTLAALEQASYLVVSGGVIVVVIYPGHDGGGEEAAAVEYWARSLPRSFSAWCSRQVNRSSAAPYVVLAAKVS, encoded by the coding sequence TTGAACGATAATATGGGAAATGCAGTAGGTCTGAGCCATCTCTTTTTGCGGGAGCGGGTCAAACCTGGCGACCGGGTGGTGGATGCCACCTGCGGCAATGGCCACGACACGCTGTTTCTCGCCGGACTGGTCGAGGCCGAGGGAGCTGTCTTCGCCTTTGACGTTCAGGAGCAGGCGCTGGAGAAAACCAGGCTGCTGCTGGAGGAAAACAAGTGTCTTGACCGGGTTCAACTGTTTCATGCCGGCCATCAAGAGCTGGCGGCATATGTGCCCGACCCGGTGCAGGCGGTGGCCTTCAACCTGGGATACCTTCCCGGGAGTGATAAAAGCTGCATCACCAGAGCGGCCACAACTCTTGCCGCCCTTGAGCAGGCTTCGTATCTAGTTGTATCCGGCGGGGTCATTGTCGTGGTTATCTACCCGGGACATGACGGGGGCGGAGAAGAGGCGGCTGCCGTAGAATACTGGGCGAGATCCCTGCCGCGATCCTTCAGTGCCTGGTGCAGCAGGCAGGTGAACCGCTCATCGGCAGCACCCTATGTTGTCCTGGCTGCAAAAGTTTCTTGA